A genomic region of Arachis stenosperma cultivar V10309 chromosome 9, arast.V10309.gnm1.PFL2, whole genome shotgun sequence contains the following coding sequences:
- the LOC130951522 gene encoding auxin-induced protein IAA4 produces the protein MATSASAYENDIKNLKATELTLGLPGTHLQQNIPIIDQEKSSASSSSNKRPLQLPHEETSPAQDCGSKCSNIAKNTDDDAAPPPSKAKIVGWPPIRSYRKNSLQEQSEAAGGIYVKVSMDGAPYLRKIDLKIYGGYPQLLKALENMFKLTIGEYSEKEGYKGSDYAPTYEDKDGDWMLVGDVPWDMFVTSCKRLRIMKGSEARGLGCAV, from the exons ATGGCAACATCAGCATCCGCATATGAGAATGATATCAAGAACCTTAAGGCAACAGAACTCACATTGGGTTTGCCAGGGACTCATCTTCAACAGAATATTCCTATTATTGATCAAGAAAAATCATCagcatcatcttcatcaaacaagAGGCCATTGCAATTGCCTCATGAAGAAACTTCTCCTGCTCAGGACTGTGGATCTAAGTGCTCTAATATTGCTAAGAACACTGATGATGATGCTGCACCCCCTCCTTCCAA GGCAAAGATAGTGGGGTGGCCACCAATTAGATCATACAGGAAGAACAGCCTTCAGGAACAATCTGAGGCTGCAGGTGGGATCTATGTGAAGGTGAGCATGGATGGAGCACCTTACCTCAGAAAGATTGATTTGAAGATCTATGGAGGCTATCCACAACTCCTCAAAGCCCTTGAAAACATGTTCAAGTTGACTATAG GTGAGTACTCTGAGAAGGAAGGGTATAAGGGATCTGATTATGCACCAACATATGAAGACAAGGATGGTGACTGGATGCTAGTTGGAGATGTTCCTTGGGACATGTTTGTGACTTCGTGTAAGAGGCTAAGAATCATGAAAGGATCTGAAGCCAGAGGTTTGGGTTGTGCTGTATGA